A genome region from Mycolicibacterium litorale includes the following:
- a CDS encoding SDR family NAD(P)-dependent oxidoreductase — protein sequence MKLAGYTALVTGASGGIGEEFATRLAADGASLILVARRTERLEELRGRLLEHHPGITVDILSADLAVPGAAADVVGQVESLGRHVDALINNAGIGLHGRFAEQDPAANAAQIQLNCITLVELTGRLLPAMIAAERGVVINVGSTAGFQPVPSMAVYGATKAFVLSFTEALWQETRGTGVKVLTLCPGATETEFFDRTGKSFMTRGRQTSAQVVDTALKALDRPFPTVVSGLHNRLLALGYRVAPRPVLAMVSEQLMKATGQG from the coding sequence ATGAAGCTCGCCGGATACACCGCACTCGTCACCGGTGCCAGTGGCGGTATCGGCGAGGAGTTCGCCACCCGCCTGGCCGCCGACGGGGCCTCGCTGATCCTCGTCGCACGCCGCACCGAGCGGCTCGAGGAGTTACGCGGCCGCCTGCTCGAACACCACCCCGGTATCACCGTCGACATCCTGTCGGCCGATCTCGCGGTCCCGGGAGCGGCCGCCGACGTCGTCGGTCAGGTCGAGTCCCTCGGCCGCCACGTCGACGCACTGATCAACAACGCGGGCATCGGTCTGCACGGGCGGTTCGCCGAACAGGACCCTGCCGCCAACGCCGCGCAGATCCAGCTGAACTGCATCACCCTGGTGGAACTGACCGGGCGTCTGCTGCCGGCGATGATCGCCGCCGAACGCGGTGTCGTCATCAACGTCGGATCGACAGCGGGGTTCCAGCCGGTGCCCAGCATGGCGGTCTACGGGGCCACCAAAGCGTTCGTGCTGTCATTCACCGAGGCGCTGTGGCAGGAGACGAGAGGAACAGGGGTCAAGGTGCTGACGCTGTGCCCGGGCGCCACGGAGACCGAGTTCTTCGACCGCACCGGCAAGAGCTTCATGACCCGCGGCCGTCAGACCTCCGCGCAGGTGGTCGACACCGCACTCAAGGCGCTCGACCGGCCGTTCCCCACCGTGGTGTCCGGACTGCACAACCGCCTCCTCGCGCTCGGCTATCGGGTGGCGCCGCGACCGGTGCTGGCGATGGTGTCCGAGCAGCTGATGAAGGCCA